From Candidatus Binatia bacterium:
GTGGTTCTTTTTGTCCCAGATGAACTGGAGGCCGCGCAATGTGGCGCGGACCATCTTCAGGACCTCGTCCGGATTTTCCCGGAGTTTTTTCTCGGCGGCGCCGAAGCCGTTCTGGGGAAACTCGATGAAGTCGCCGAAGAAGATGAGCTCGTGAAAGCCTTTCTGCTGCGCCAGGATATTGTCCGGGCTTTCCAGAATGACCGCGTCCACGACGCCGGACTCCAACGCCGCCAAGCGGCCGGCGCCGGTGCCGCCCATCGGATTGAGCGACACGTCCCGTTCCGGGTCGAGGCCGAGACGCTTTAAAATCAGGACCGTGAGGAAAGTCACGGTTCCGCCCGGAGAGCTGCCGGCGATTTTTTTGCCCTTGAGCTGGCGCGGCTCTTTGATTTCTTTTTTGCTCATCAGATATTGCAGCGGGCGGGCGACGGTAAAAAGCACGACCTTGACCGGCCGGTCCCTTACGGCTGCGCCGACCACGCCGGTGACCGCGCCGTTGTAGTCGATGTCGCCGGTGAGCATCGCCGTGCTCGCCAGCGCCGGCTGCATGATAATCTGCTCCAGCTCGATGCCCTCGTCTTTGTAGAAGCCCTTGTGATACGCCGCATAAAAAGCCAGAAACGAGACGCTCTTGGTCGGAAAAGCCATCCGCACTTTTTTGAGGCCGGTCTGCGCGAAGGCGGATGGGGGAAAGCAGAGAGGCGCGAGGAGCAGAGCGGACGCGACCGCAACGCGGCAGCCGAGATGCCGGATAGTACCGCTCATGCTATTCTTGCTCCCACTCCAAATCTGGTGAAACCTGCCTGAAGTTCGTGTACCGCCACAGTCGCGTTTCCCAACATCTGAGCCTTCTGTCGCATCTGCTCCAGCAAGCTATCGCTCGGCTTGCCATAAATGTCCATCGTTGACAGCCTGAGGAGTTCCCTAAACTTCGGGAACGCCGGCCCCGCCGTCTTCATGTGGTACTCCATCGATGCAGAGTCGGCGTGAACCTGAACCACGGTCATCCGGGTGCCGTCCTCGCTGAAGTAGATGTTGTACGCGATTGTCCGAGGCTCGTTCGCCTCGACGAACCCGACCAGTTCTTTGATCGCCGTCTTGAGTTCCTCAAGCTTTCCTTCGAGGATCTTGGAACTATCCATGATTACGATGGGCTCCGGCTGATTCATCTTCTTCCTCCTTACTTGCCTCGAATAAGCTCCGAGCAGCCAGAGTAAACCCACCCCGCTCACGCGCTCCCGGGATTTCTGCTATCAGAGGGGCGAGCGTCCGTTACTACCGGTGCGCCCACATTCCACAGCGCCCAGATGATGGCTGCCGAGAGCACGAGCAACGGCAGTGCGGAGGCCCCCTCCTTGACGTAACCCATGCGCTCCAAGGTCGTCAGCCATGGCAAGCGGAATCCTTCGAGCGTGACGTGGATGAGCGACGCGAAGACGCCGGGACCTTGCTGCACGTCCCGGTACATCGCCAAGCACCATGACCAGTACGTGGCGACGATGCCAATACACGCGGCCAGTATGGGTGGCAAGCGCAGCAACACACCAGCCACCAGCAGAAAGAGAAACGGTGCTACCGGCACGATATAGCGTACCCCGGTGATGACCTGCATGCGGCCGTATTGGTTCATAGCGCAAAGAAGGAAGAGGGCCAGCGAGAAGCTGACGATGCACCATACCTCGAGGCCGCCCACGAGGCGGGTACGACCGGAGAGCCACCCCGGGGTGT
This genomic window contains:
- a CDS encoding ABC transporter substrate-binding protein: MSGTIRHLGCRVAVASALLLAPLCFPPSAFAQTGLKKVRMAFPTKSVSFLAFYAAYHKGFYKDEGIELEQIIMQPALASTAMLTGDIDYNGAVTGVVGAAVRDRPVKVVLFTVARPLQYLMSKKEIKEPRQLKGKKIAGSSPGGTVTFLTVLILKRLGLDPERDVSLNPMGGTGAGRLAALESGVVDAVILESPDNILAQQKGFHELIFFGDFIEFPQNGFGAAEKKLRENPDEVLKMVRATLRGLQFIWDKKNHEAVLDIIMKELKPPGRQMASETFGHVMRVITKDGSVKPESIQVLIDLVRENSKVARPVPVTEVVNSTFLEKAQRELGLK